The window TTAAACGTAACAATGCCATGACTTACGAACAACACATGTTAGGAAACACGCTTCGAGGAATCGATAGATATATTGTAAGAAGgtatacgttagaaaaaatatgctAATTACTAGAAGGACGATACAGATTTCGTGTCAAGCTGGTATTCAGAAAACAAATATGGCGTCGTTTACATCGTCACAATAGTTGAATAATTCCCGCCGAGCATTTGCAAAACATCGCTGTCGATACATTGCTAGTCAATAaagatatctctttctttttctattttcagaAAGTAAAgcgtaatattaaatttgaaagcATATAAGAGTCAcgaaaaattttaacaataattattatgaaaatatataactacTAATTAATAAGTTAACAACAATGAATTCTCGTTATGCACGCATAGACTCTCGTCGCACAAACGTAGTTTCCTTCCTTGCCTACTATAtggcaatatatatatatatatatatgcccgcacacgcacatatatatatatatatatatgtatatatgtaatcaataaaacgaataataatagaaaattcattattatttttttaaatgtcttataaatataagaaaaaaaaaaaagaaatattaattcaaatattatgaTCTGGAAGTAGTTGAGAACCATCCATATATTCTCTAGAAGAAGAAGCTGAAACGATATATATGCGGGAAATAATAGCACGAAatttgtcgaaaaaaaaagaaatctctgaTCTATGTTTTCGTACATTGCTGAGCTATATTAATTCTGAGCATAAACATTGATTCTCTgatctatataatttcttgaaatatgCCCAATTTTGTAAttccaaaaagaaattatcttgTTTGCTTCTACACAGACGTTGTACACGTGCAAGCATATGAATGCCTGGAATCAAGCTTGATGACAAGCATTCATAAAAAAcgttatatgtatttgtgtcgTAGACTATAATTTTCTCTCGTACGTGTACTTACGTATTCACATATAAATTCATGGAAAAGTCTAGAACTTAATATAAAGACCAAATGAATTACgtctaaatattatataatttatgtataatatatctctAACAATGTATTGAACacgaaaatgtaatttatatgttctttcaaatttctgattatatatgaatattctGAAATTGTAGgtatacgtaataattattatatcaaaaggcttacgaaataaatagtatggatagaaaaagaaagagagaggggagagtaAACGTAGGTAGAAGATAGTGATCTAAACATTATCAgttagaattaatttaatcataGAACTCTTCATATTCAAGGTCTTTAAATTTCCTCATTGTAGGAAAGATAAGCTACGCAGTATCGAGTTGAAGAAGATTGTAACGTATATCATAGATAACAATGTAGAGATAAATTGAAGATTAATTATGCATATGTTATTCATTTGTTCCatacaaaaaagatttttttaagtaaattagcaagtatatataatatgatctAAGGTTATGTTTACATCTTGAGTTTATTATATACCACGCAGATGTTTCGTAAAGTTTACGTCGGTAGAAACTTTCTAGGTGCTGTAAATGCATCAAGAAAAGCTTCTACCAATCCTTCCAATAGGGTaagtttaaaaatgtttaatgcacatttattatttagtatttataattacaattaagtTAGTGTACGAGTGTGCTCTATATGTAGAGTCCACTTCCGAGCACTTTAACACGAAAATTATAAACgtcatcattttattttagataaaagaatttcgagaaaaattaaacacCTATAGCGATGATATATTAACGGATTCATTTGGAAGACGTCATACGTATCTTAGAATTTCAATTACAGAGCGTTGTAATCTGCGTTGTATGTAATTctgtgaattttatttatgtttagaacgataaaatttctcgcttcgtatttatcaaattctttttGAAACGCAGGTACTTATTGTATGCCAGCAGAAGGTGTAAAATTAACTGCGAGAGATGGAATCTTAAAGACAGAAGAAATAATTAGGCTAGCGGATCTGTTTACCAAGGAAGGCATATGTAAAATACGATTGACAGGTGGCGAGCCTACAGTTCGCAAAGATGTCGTTGATATTGTTGGTAACTATAACAGATTAGGATaaggtatatgtatgtattataaggTATAATAAGTATATTCATTGAATACATTTAGCTGAATtaaagaagttaaaaaatttagaacAAGTTGCAATTACAACAAATGGCTTAACGCTGACTCGTCAATTGCCGGCTCTTCAAAGAGCAGGTTTAGATGCTTTGAATATTTCACTCGATACTCTTAAAGCAGATCGTTTCGAGCGTTTTACACGCAGGAAAGGATGGGCAAAAGTTATGGCTTCGATAGATTTAGCCGTTCAACTGGGTTATAATCCAGTAAAagtaagttattttttttctaaacaacTACAATGCGTAATTGAAAAACGTCTTGCTTTCAATAGGTGAATTGTGTGGTAATGCGAGGCTTTAATGACGACGAACTAGTTCATTTTGTTAATATGACTAAAGATCGTCCATTGGATATAcgttttatagaatatatgcCATTTGATGGGaacgaatggaaagaaaataagatggTTTCATttgatgaaatgaaaaaaattattaggcAAACTTATCCTGAATTTCAAGCACTTCCAAATAAAGCGAACGACACGTCGAAGgttgtttattttgttttgtttaaacAACAGCtaaaatatcgtatttaataattcatttttttaatctttaggCATATCAAGTCCCTGGTTTTGTAGGACAAATAGGCTTCATTACATCAATGACTCATAATTTTTGCAGTTCTTGTAATCGATTAAGAATTACAGCAGATGGAAATTTGAAAGTTTGTTTATTTGAAGGAGAAAGTGAAGTTTCCTTACGAGACGTTCTTCGAAATGAAGGATCAGATGAAgatttaaagaatataattcgTAACGCAGTATggggaaagaagaagcagcATGCAGGTATTGTTTGTTTAACAAAGGGATCATTTCGCTTAAATAGGGGAATTCACTTAAAtaggaaattaattattttataaaaagcgATAGCGTTTATACCGTATATGTTTCAGGAATGTTCAATTTATCCCAGATGGAAAACAGACCCATGATTTTAATTGGTGGTTAAATGTAGATTATTCAAACTGAggatttgtatatatatatatatatatatatatatatatatatatatatatatatatacgtatatatacatgatataacTGAAAACAGTATACTTTTAATATCTGTACAGACGTTATCGCTATATTAGACAGTTCTTAGTAGCGTAAGAACGTTAATCcaaattaacgattaattccATTTATTTCGTACAGTTaaccgaaaagaaaaactttcttgTAAAACGCAAATGCAACGTGAAACACGTAAGATACTTTTAGAAGAAAACTTTTGTTGGCGGAACTACGCACCGTATTCGGATCTCTTTTCTCAGAATCATCGAGTTGCTAGAATGTATTCTACGCTTTCTCATATAGATGACATTGGGAAAGCTAATATGGTTGATGTtggagataaaaatgaaagcaaACGGGTAGCAATAGCTAGAGGAGAGGTTCATGTAGGACCAATTATAAGTAAATTGATAGCAGAAAATAATGTGAAAAAGGGAGATGTGTTATCTGTGGCACAATTAGCTGGTATAATGGCTGCTAAACATACTTCAGGATTAATACCATTGTGTCATCCTTTAAGTATAtcatatgtaaatgtatgcTTAACGTTAAACGAAGAATTGCATCTGGTAGAAATTGTAGCTGAAGTAAGATGTACTGGAAAAACTGGAGTAGAAATGGAAGCTTTGACAGCCGTATCCGTGGCTGGACTTACGATTTACGACATGTGTAAACACGCAAGTACTACACACCCGATGAAGATAACCAACATAGAATTAGTATTGAAAACAGGTGGtacaaagaatatttatttacaaagtaAATAGTAAAAAGTAAATTGGTGCTACACATTGCATAGGTAATGTCgatgttgaatatttttttaagtacaaataattatacaacaTTTGTATTCGTGTAGAACCGTGTATAATGTATAAGAAAGTTAAGCcattatttttgataacaatgattgttaatattaatgtataatatagaattttatacgataatatttatcgatgttcaggtaatatatatagtttgttattttctataaatttttatcagtaCTTGGAAGGGATAAAAGGAATGTCACAAATGTCTATgaattgtatatgtatatgattcttaataaactatataatatttatttttgatatacgAATAACTCGTTAGTTTTTACTATTACGTTGAACGGCttgaaaaagtaagaaaaaagcaGCAATTGTAAGACGatgtatcgaaataaattatcagtaatacaaaggagaaacgatacgatacgacAGACTTTTAAATCTAAATCCAATTCGAGCACGTATCCTATTCGTTCTACATAGGTATCCCGAATTTCCGATATTATGTTGTCGTCGAAAACATACCGATGCAGAATcgtaacgaaaagaaacggcGATAGAAAGATGCATTTATGGTAAACAGTATCGACAGTCGGAAATGTGTCGAAGGAGGTAGATTTGGTGAACGACTTGCGCGATAAAcgttcttttttgaaaaaaataaaaaaaaaaaaaaaaaaaacgatatcgtCATACGTGATAGGTCTTTGAGCGCAATCGCAGATGCGGAAAGTACAGCGCGAGCGCGATGCACCTTCAATTCGAGCTTTCAGTCCTCCCCTAAGAGAAGTTACTCTTCAGTACTTCGGATGCTACCGGAGCGCATCGCCGGGAAGATCGTTCttaaatcgatttctttttttttgaaacgacAGAATATAGATCATTTCTTTGGTCGATACCATCtcgaatcgatatttctcACGAAACGTTTAAActcgtaattttttctttaatctcaCGCGCGATCCTATTACGGTTAATGATACGGACTTCGCAGGATCGTACGATCATTCCTCGATCGGTGAAAGTTGAGTTGGCGTCAGTCGCTTATATCGTCGCGGTGAAAtgtgcaaaaaaaagaaatatctgtCGACGTTCGTCCTAAGTTCGAAGAGATTTTGtttcgagaagagaaacggGTGATCCATTAAAGTATTATTGTACACTTCGCGATAGAAGAGGGAGagtaattttcattcgaaacgaTGCAaaggataatttaaaaatgccGTGCATTCGAGAAAGCTCGGAGATCTATGAGCAAAGATGAACGATAGtcgagtataaaaaaaaaatggcacCATTCCACGGCATGGTCCTACTGTTGCTAGGAATCGGTTACCTGTTACACGCGGAACCATCTCTCGGTCATCGCGACATAGGTAGACCAaacattttctccttttaacactttcctttcttcgttcgtcgtcTTATCGAGACGACTTGGCGATCGACTTTGCTCGTGTGCCGTGGCGAAAGTGACGTTGATTCTTAATACGGAACGTTTTTAGCACATACAGGGATAATCGCGGACGACGTTAGATCGAG is drawn from Vespula pensylvanica isolate Volc-1 chromosome 10, ASM1446617v1, whole genome shotgun sequence and contains these coding sequences:
- the LOC122632642 gene encoding molybdenum cofactor biosynthesis protein 1 isoform X1 translates to MFRKVYVGRNFLGAVNASRKASTNPSNRIKEFREKLNTYSDDILTDSFGRRHTYLRISITERCNLRCTYCMPAEGVKLTARDGILKTEEIIRLADLFTKEGICKIRLTGGEPTVRKDVVDIVAELKKLKNLEQVAITTNGLTLTRQLPALQRAGLDALNISLDTLKADRFERFTRRKGWAKVMASIDLAVQLGYNPVKVNCVVMRGFNDDELVHFVNMTKDRPLDIRFIEYMPFDGNEWKENKMVSFDEMKKIIRQTYPEFQALPNKANDTSKAYQVPGFVGQIGFITSMTHNFCSSCNRLRITADGNLKVCLFEGESEVSLRDVLRNEGSDEDLKNIIRNAVWGKKKQHAVNRKEKLSCKTQMQRETRKILLEENFCWRNYAPYSDLFSQNHRVARMYSTLSHIDDIGKANMVDVGDKNESKRVAIARGEVHVGPIISKLIAENNVKKGDVLSVAQLAGIMAAKHTSGLIPLCHPLSISYVNVCLTLNEELHLVEIVAEVRCTGKTGVEMEALTAVSVAGLTIYDMCKHASTTHPMKITNIELVLKTGGTKNIYLQSK
- the LOC122632642 gene encoding molybdenum cofactor biosynthesis protein 1 isoform X2, producing MFRKVYVGRNFLGAVNASRKASTNPSNRIKEFREKLNTYSDDILTDSFGRRHTYLRISITERCNLRCTYCMPAEGVKLTARDGILKTEEIIRLADLFTKEGICKIRLTGGEPTVRKDVVDIVEQVAITTNGLTLTRQLPALQRAGLDALNISLDTLKADRFERFTRRKGWAKVMASIDLAVQLGYNPVKVNCVVMRGFNDDELVHFVNMTKDRPLDIRFIEYMPFDGNEWKENKMVSFDEMKKIIRQTYPEFQALPNKANDTSKAYQVPGFVGQIGFITSMTHNFCSSCNRLRITADGNLKVCLFEGESEVSLRDVLRNEGSDEDLKNIIRNAVWGKKKQHAVNRKEKLSCKTQMQRETRKILLEENFCWRNYAPYSDLFSQNHRVARMYSTLSHIDDIGKANMVDVGDKNESKRVAIARGEVHVGPIISKLIAENNVKKGDVLSVAQLAGIMAAKHTSGLIPLCHPLSISYVNVCLTLNEELHLVEIVAEVRCTGKTGVEMEALTAVSVAGLTIYDMCKHASTTHPMKITNIELVLKTGGTKNIYLQSK
- the LOC122632642 gene encoding molybdenum cofactor biosynthesis protein 1 isoform X4: MFRKVYVGRNFLGAVNASRKASTNPSNRIKEFREKLNTYSDDILTDSFGRRHTYLRISITERCNLRCTYCMPAEGVKLTARDGILKTEEIIRLADLFTKEGICKIRLTGGEPTVRKDVVDIVAELKKLKNLEQVAITTNGLTLTRQLPALQRAGLDALNISLDTLKADRFERFTRRKGWAKVMASIDLAVQLGYNPVKVNCVVMRGFNDDELVHFVNMTKDRPLDIRFIEYMPFDGNEWKENKMVSFDEMKKIIRQTYPEFQALPNKANDTSKAYQVPGFVGQIGFITSMTHNFCSSCNRLRITADGNLKVCLFEGESEVSLRDVLRNEGSDEDLKNIIRNAVWGKKKQHAGMFNLSQMENRPMILIGG
- the LOC122632642 gene encoding molybdenum cofactor biosynthesis protein 1 isoform X3, which gives rise to MASIDLAVQLGYNPVKVNCVVMRGFNDDELVHFVNMTKDRPLDIRFIEYMPFDGNEWKENKMVSFDEMKKIIRQTYPEFQALPNKANDTSKAYQVPGFVGQIGFITSMTHNFCSSCNRLRITADGNLKVCLFEGESEVSLRDVLRNEGSDEDLKNIIRNAVWGKKKQHAVNRKEKLSCKTQMQRETRKILLEENFCWRNYAPYSDLFSQNHRVARMYSTLSHIDDIGKANMVDVGDKNESKRVAIARGEVHVGPIISKLIAENNVKKGDVLSVAQLAGIMAAKHTSGLIPLCHPLSISYVNVCLTLNEELHLVEIVAEVRCTGKTGVEMEALTAVSVAGLTIYDMCKHASTTHPMKITNIELVLKTGGTKNIYLQSK